The Longimicrobiaceae bacterium sequence AGATCGCGCTGATGCCGGCTGATCTGATCACGGACCAGCAACGCGCCGAGCGCCGCGGCCGCCGCCACCGCCAGCACCGTGAATCCAGCTGTCTTCAGGACCCGCTTGGTATCCATCGCAACCATCGCTCGAGAACGGGACGCGGCGACTAGAGCTCTCTCCGTCCGTGGAGCGCCTCCACGATCGTGACGCCGTCAGCGTACTCCAGGTCCCCACCCACAGGCAGCCCGCGCGCCAGGCGGGTGACACGGATCCCACGAGGGGCGATCAGTCGGTGGAGGTAGAGCGTGGTGGCCTCCCCCTCCACGCTGGCGTTGGTCGCCAGCACCACCTCGCGAACCGGCGTACCCTCACCGAGGCGATCCAGCAGCGACGCCACGTTCAATTGGTCGGGACCGATCCCGTCCAGCGGCGACAGGCGTCCTCCCAGAACGTGGTACAGCCCCTGGTACTCGCCGGTCCGCTCGATGGCGCCGATGTCCGCCGGTTCTTCGACCACGCAGAGCAGCGACTGGTCACGCCGCGGACTCCGGCAGATCTCGCAGATGTCGTGCTCGGTGTAGTTTCCGCAGCGGGGGCATGCGTGCACACCCCTGGCGACCGCGACGATCGCCTCCGCCAGACGATCGGCATCTTCCGGCGACGTCTTGAGCAGATGATAGGTGAGACGAAGCGCCGTCTTCCGACCGATTCCCGGAAGACGGGCCAGTTCGTCCGTCAGGCGATCGATCAGCGACAAACGGCCATCCCCGCCGGGCTAGAGTCCGGGTAGCTGGAAGGGAAGGCTGAACCCGCCGGAGACCTTCTTCATCTCCTCCTCGTACACCGCGGATGCCCGATTCTGCGCCTCGGACACGGCAGCCAGCACGAGGTCCTCCAACATCTCGACGTCGTTTGCGTCGACCACGGACGGATCGATGCGGACTGAGCGGATCTTCCCGCGTCCGTCGGCCGTAACGGTCACCATCCCGCCACCGCTCGAAGTGCTCACCGTCCGCTGGCCCAGCTCCGCCTGAAGCTGGGTGAGACGGGCCTGCACCTGCTGGCCCATCTGCAGGATCTGCTGAAAGCTATCGGTCATCACTCCCCTTCTTCGGACGCGAATCTGCAAATGTACCCGGCCCGGCGAGAGGCTCGCAAGTCGCACACCCGCCGCGGATCAAGCTCAATCAATGAGCTCCAGGTCCCATTCTTGTACCGCCGCCGCCAGGAGCGGTTCCTCCTCCACGAGGCGCCGGAGGCGCTCCTGACGGGCGGTTTCGGCGG is a genomic window containing:
- the recR gene encoding recombination mediator RecR codes for the protein MSLIDRLTDELARLPGIGRKTALRLTYHLLKTSPEDADRLAEAIVAVARGVHACPRCGNYTEHDICEICRSPRRDQSLLCVVEEPADIGAIERTGEYQGLYHVLGGRLSPLDGIGPDQLNVASLLDRLGEGTPVREVVLATNASVEGEATTLYLHRLIAPRGIRVTRLARGLPVGGDLEYADGVTIVEALHGRREL
- a CDS encoding YbaB/EbfC family nucleoid-associated protein; the encoded protein is MTDSFQQILQMGQQVQARLTQLQAELGQRTVSTSSGGGMVTVTADGRGKIRSVRIDPSVVDANDVEMLEDLVLAAVSEAQNRASAVYEEEMKKVSGGFSLPFQLPGL